The following proteins are encoded in a genomic region of Stegostoma tigrinum isolate sSteTig4 unplaced genomic scaffold, sSteTig4.hap1 scaffold_54, whole genome shotgun sequence:
- the LOC132208816 gene encoding gastrula zinc finger protein XlCGF71.1-like has protein sequence MEEENTSLSGEKPYTCSVCGRGFSQSSGLSKHKRSHDREMLCKCGDCGRAFNFPCELEIHQRCHTGERLFLCSVCENAFTRSAHLLQHQRVHSGQRSFTCSVCDKVFTNLSNLLRHKQVHTIERPFKCTDCGKCYKSSRELTRHQSVHTDERPFKCSQCETGLKHSFELTLQQRTHTGEEPFTCSMCQKKFTQSSHLRSHQRVHTGQRPYACSMCEKKFAHSSHLVRHQRCHK, from the coding sequence ATGGAAGAAGAAAACACCTCTCTGAGTGGGGAGAAACCGTACACGTGTTCTGTGTGTGGTCGAGGCTTCAGCCAATCATCCGGCCTGTCCAAACACAAGCGCAGTCATGACAGGGAGATGCTGTgtaaatgtggggactgtgggagggCATTTAATTTCCCCTGCGAGCTGGAAATTCATCAGCgctgtcacactggggagaggctgttCCTGTGTTCCGTCTGTGAGAATGCCTTCACTCGGTCAGCACACTTGCTgcaacaccagcgagttcactctggacAGAGGTCGTTTacttgctctgtttgtgacaaagtCTTTACTAATttgtccaacctgctgagacacaagCAGGTTCATACTatcgagagaccttttaaatgtacagactgtgggaagtgctataaAAGCTCCAGGGAACTGACACGCCATCAAAGTGTCCACACAGATGAGAGACCATTCAAGTGCTCTCAGTGTGAGACTGGGCTCAAGCATTCATTTGAACTCACTCTACAACAACGCACTCACACTGGAGAggagccattcacctgctccatgtgtcAGAAGAAGTTCACTCAATCATCTCACCTTCGgtcacaccagcgagttcacacaggGCAGAGACCATATGCCTGCTCcatgtgtgagaagaaatttgctcattcaTCCCATCTGGTGAGGCACCAGCGTTGTCACAAGTAG